The nucleotide sequence ATATCATAATATCGTATTCATTCCGGTGCCCAAAGTTTAAACGTTCGGTCGTAAGATGATGTAACGATGTACTTGCAATCTGGAGAAATATCCATACACATTATTTTATTATCGTGACCGGATAATGTTTTCAAGGGTTGCCACGTTTTATCTGACCAaacctgaaaattcaaatacgtttattaaaatgaaaaaaaaaaattgtacgcgaaatttcaatgaaatcatCGCATACCCTCGCAGTATTATCGTACGAGCTAGTAATCAAATATTGCCCACTGCCGGGTTGATATTTTACAGACGATACTAAATTCATATGAGCTGGGATCGTGTATACGCAAGATCTTTTTCTCAAATCCCATATCTTGGCGGCGTTATCTTCGCTTCCGGTGACCAAGTGATATCCATCGGGAgaaaaatcaacagaaaaaatcgattttaaatgaCCTTCCATAAACATTACGCATCGTCCAGTCCTTAAATCCCATACACGTCCGAACGCGTCTAATGACCTGGAATACGAATAAATAATTCGATCACGAAATCTCCTAACTCGAGAATAGTCCAACTGAAAGATCAACGAACCCGGTAGCTACAACGGAACCGTCGCATTGGAAAGATATACAATGTACAGGTTTGACGTGACCCTCTTGATGTAAAACTTCTTGACATTTAGTTAAATCCCATAATCGCCAAGAATTATCGTAACAACACGTGCCTAAGTATCGTCCAGAGGGATGAAATTGTAATCTAGAGACTCGATGTGGCGCATGACCTTCGACTTCAGCCAATGGGGTTTCGCTATAATGTATCTTCaggtatattatatttttgaatacgATACTTATAATTACAAGAGCTCGAGATTCGGATCGCGATCTTACCTATCCATATTCCATAATTTGACAGTGCCATCGTGAGCGCAAGATGCTAAAGCACATATTCTATCTGATACTTCGGCAGTAGCTTGAGGATGGAAGACGATAGCTCCGGCGTAACAATTATGCCCTCGGAATGTTCTTATGAGTTCGCAATCGGGCGATGACCACAATTTACACAAACCACTCCTGTAACACGAACCAATTAACGAACATGGCCGAAAAATaagcatcaattttttgctaGAATTTAAGCAGTGTGTACCATGAAGCAGTAGCGATCATTTTAGAATCTGGACTAAATGTACAATAAGATATCGGTCTATCGTCTCCTATTTGACTGCAATTTATCGCTAGGGAGGTAAGATGCTTATGTAGTTCTTGTTTACGAGCGGTTCTGGTTGCTTCTGGGATTTCAGCTTCTTCTTTAGCTTTTTGTAACCTTTGTTTCGCTCGAATCAACGAATAACCTGCGGAAAAACAGAAGCATCTCCCTGAGTAACAAATTTTTTCGCACCAAAGTATGTcaagaaaatttcatgaattaCAAGCTATTTGAAATCTGGACTCTTTGAGTGCCTGTGGTCCTTCGTGATACCAGGTAGTCTCGGTTCCTTTATCTTGCTTTTTACGATCATcggatttttgctttttttcgagTTCTTTTTGTTGTTTGATAGCATCGCCGCCGACTCTATAAGATTGTGTTTTTAGTATCGAAACACAGATCAAATagaactacaaaaaaatgtataataccTTGACAGAAGATCTCTCAGACGAATTCTACGCTCGGCTGGACCTTCTCCGAATAAACAAATTGGTTCGCCGAGTAAACGAAGATTTTTCTTGACTTCTGAATCGTCTGTTGATACGTTCACCTGACTAGCTTTTTTACGGC is from Planococcus citri chromosome 1, ihPlaCitr1.1, whole genome shotgun sequence and encodes:
- the U4-U6-60K gene encoding U4/U6 small nuclear ribonucleoprotein Prp4; translated protein: MLGSPGSSPEHMSDGDRLSRDVGNVNISTEYMELEDEVLPEDKQALLEEFERRKKASQVNVSTDDSEVKKNLRLLGEPICLFGEGPAERRIRLRDLLSRVGGDAIKQQKELEKKQKSDDRKKQDKGTETTWYHEGPQALKESRFQIACYSLIRAKQRLQKAKEEAEIPEATRTARKQELHKHLTSLAINCSQIGDDRPISYCTFSPDSKMIATASWSGLCKLWSSPDCELIRTFRGHNCYAGAIVFHPQATAEVSDRICALASCAHDGTVKLWNMDSETPLAEVEGHAPHRVSRLQFHPSGRYLGTCCYDNSWRLWDLTKCQEVLHQEGHVKPVHCISFQCDGSVVATGSLDAFGRVWDLRTGRCVMFMEGHLKSIFSVDFSPDGYHLVTGSEDNAAKIWDLRKRSCVYTIPAHMNLVSSVKYQPGSGQYLITSSYDNTARVWSDKTWQPLKTLSGHDNKIMCMDISPDCKYIVTSSYDRTFKLWAPE